The Pseudodesulfovibrio sp. zrk46 genome contains a region encoding:
- a CDS encoding acetate--CoA ligase family protein: MKIPTRINFAGLTERLAEAHKDDRGFLFEYEVYSFLSSLGAETPPQCQLIQRGEIPSDESIMAIPGEKAVLKIVSPTIIHKTEVGGVRVVDKEPNKVRSAMRRMLYEVPENYARWIEANQEAAPESYQGLSGEALVTAISGDLKGVLQVQFMPPDSDAFGNELIVGLRNTREFGTVLSAGLGGTDTELYAERFRKGQAIVAASVEMSDGDQFFELFKKTISYRKLAGLTRGQRRIVTDEQLIECFSAFIEVGRYFSSANPDAPFVIDELEINPFAFTDYLMIPLDGLCKFSLPEKLAPTRPVEKVKSVVLPDSIGVIGVSTKRMNFGRIILKNILDAGFDKDHVYVIKDGIDEVDGVKCLPDVSAVPEKLDLFVVAVGAPMVPDLVDEVLESGNVNSVLLIPGGMGETEESVDRAADLSRKINKAHEAGTGPVFLGANSMGVVSHPGKFDTWFIPENKFPKSAGKPYNKTALISQSGAFILTRLAQCPQLEPAYLISMGNQNDLTLGDMATYFKDVDDVDVIAIYAEGFKDLDGLAFCRAVREAVLAGKEVIFYKAGRTEAGKDATAGHTASLAGDYMVCESCVHQAGAIVARNFTEFQNLVLLAQRLNSKPIRGNRLAALSAAGFEAVGMADSIESDDFSMQLAPLRPATQQTLTNLFQEKRLDSLVTIRNPLDITPAADDDTHIKAARALCNDPGVDAVVAALVPMSPSLQVTMDNVADDEPDDGLVGRLKELVDSTQTPLVCSVDAGMLYEPMVRRLMDAGIPVFQTCDMAVSALSQYIEGRLNATRIRG; the protein is encoded by the coding sequence ATGAAAATCCCAACTAGGATCAATTTTGCAGGCCTGACTGAGCGACTAGCCGAAGCGCATAAGGACGACCGCGGATTCCTGTTTGAGTACGAAGTATACAGTTTTCTCTCCAGCCTCGGGGCTGAAACACCGCCCCAATGTCAACTGATTCAACGGGGAGAAATCCCATCCGACGAATCCATCATGGCGATTCCCGGCGAGAAGGCCGTGCTCAAAATCGTTTCCCCCACCATCATCCACAAGACAGAGGTCGGTGGTGTCCGGGTTGTCGACAAAGAGCCCAATAAGGTTCGCTCTGCCATGCGCCGGATGCTCTATGAAGTGCCGGAGAATTACGCCCGTTGGATTGAGGCCAATCAGGAGGCTGCCCCTGAATCATATCAGGGTTTGTCCGGCGAAGCCCTGGTCACCGCCATCAGCGGCGATCTCAAAGGAGTACTTCAGGTTCAGTTCATGCCGCCGGATTCCGATGCATTCGGCAATGAACTAATCGTGGGGCTGCGCAATACCCGCGAGTTCGGCACCGTGCTCAGCGCGGGCCTCGGCGGAACAGACACCGAACTTTACGCAGAGCGTTTTCGTAAGGGACAAGCCATCGTCGCTGCATCCGTCGAGATGAGTGACGGCGATCAGTTCTTCGAGCTGTTCAAGAAAACAATCTCCTACCGCAAACTGGCTGGTTTGACCCGTGGGCAACGACGTATCGTCACCGACGAACAACTCATCGAATGCTTCAGCGCCTTCATTGAAGTGGGACGTTATTTCTCCTCGGCCAATCCGGACGCACCTTTTGTCATCGACGAACTGGAGATCAACCCGTTCGCATTCACTGATTACCTCATGATTCCGCTGGATGGTCTGTGCAAGTTTTCCCTGCCTGAAAAGCTGGCACCGACCCGCCCGGTGGAGAAAGTCAAATCGGTTGTCCTGCCGGATTCCATCGGCGTGATCGGCGTTTCGACCAAACGCATGAACTTTGGCCGAATCATCCTCAAGAACATCCTTGATGCCGGATTCGACAAGGACCACGTATACGTCATCAAAGACGGCATCGACGAGGTGGACGGGGTGAAGTGCCTCCCTGACGTTTCCGCCGTACCGGAAAAGCTGGATCTGTTCGTCGTCGCAGTGGGCGCGCCCATGGTGCCTGATCTGGTGGATGAAGTGCTGGAGTCCGGCAACGTCAACTCCGTACTGCTCATTCCCGGCGGCATGGGAGAAACCGAAGAAAGCGTGGATCGAGCTGCGGACCTTTCCCGAAAGATCAACAAGGCACACGAGGCTGGGACTGGCCCGGTTTTCCTCGGAGCCAACAGTATGGGCGTGGTCTCACACCCCGGCAAGTTCGACACATGGTTCATCCCGGAAAACAAGTTCCCCAAATCCGCGGGCAAACCCTACAACAAGACTGCACTGATTTCCCAGTCCGGTGCGTTCATCCTCACCCGGCTGGCACAATGCCCGCAACTGGAGCCCGCCTACCTCATCTCAATGGGCAACCAGAATGACCTGACCCTTGGCGATATGGCCACCTACTTCAAGGATGTAGACGATGTGGACGTCATCGCCATCTACGCCGAAGGATTCAAGGACCTCGACGGCCTTGCCTTCTGCCGTGCGGTGCGCGAGGCCGTGCTGGCGGGTAAAGAAGTAATCTTCTACAAGGCGGGCCGAACCGAAGCAGGCAAAGACGCCACAGCAGGACACACCGCATCGCTGGCAGGCGACTACATGGTCTGTGAATCCTGTGTGCATCAGGCCGGTGCTATCGTTGCCCGCAACTTCACCGAATTCCAGAATCTTGTCCTGCTGGCCCAGCGCCTGAACAGCAAACCCATTCGCGGCAACCGTCTCGCAGCATTGTCTGCCGCCGGCTTCGAAGCCGTAGGCATGGCCGACTCCATCGAGTCCGACGACTTTTCCATGCAACTGGCCCCCCTGCGCCCCGCAACTCAACAAACGCTCACCAATCTGTTCCAGGAGAAACGCCTCGACTCTTTGGTGACCATACGCAATCCGCTGGACATTACCCCGGCAGCTGATGATGACACCCACATCAAGGCTGCTCGAGCCCTGTGTAACGATCCCGGCGTCGATGCCGTGGTGGCCGCGCTGGTCCCCATGTCCCCGTCTCTGCAGGTTACCATGGACAATGTGGCGGACGACGAACCGGATGACGGACTTGTTGGCAGGCTCAAGGAACTGGTGGACTCAACCCAGACTCCTCTTGTGTGCTCGGTTGATGCCGGCATGCTCTACGAACCCATGGTCCGCAGATTGATGGACGCCGGTATCCCGGTCTTCCAGACATGCGACATGGCGGTCTCTGCTCTGAGTCAGTATATTGAAGGACGACTCAACGCCACGCGAATCAGAGGGTAA
- a CDS encoding transporter substrate-binding domain-containing protein, with protein MRFFYALLISLFLFLPSHAHATQFEMQAIVYPPLVYAEGDKLWGVAPEVVSEIQKIVGDTSELKAVPWLRAYEKTQKAPMHAIFAIVRIPKRENLFKWVGPVFGEGDYFFKRKGADITVKSVEDAKNARRIAVRKDGYTHQTLEANGFTNLDLSPSYDSSYRKLVEGRVDLVLMGERTYYYMVKKANLDPADFERTEYKFDDSAAWLAFSPDVPDEIIQKWQDALDTLKANGKYDEIMDRNFHN; from the coding sequence TTGAGGTTTTTCTACGCCCTGTTGATCAGTCTGTTTCTCTTTCTGCCTAGTCATGCTCATGCCACGCAATTTGAAATGCAGGCGATTGTGTATCCTCCCTTGGTGTACGCTGAAGGTGATAAACTGTGGGGAGTAGCTCCTGAAGTTGTGAGTGAAATCCAGAAAATTGTAGGGGACACGAGTGAACTCAAAGCGGTTCCCTGGCTTCGGGCTTATGAGAAGACCCAGAAAGCCCCGATGCACGCTATTTTTGCTATTGTCCGTATCCCTAAACGGGAAAACCTGTTCAAGTGGGTGGGCCCTGTTTTTGGCGAGGGCGATTACTTTTTCAAGCGTAAAGGTGCTGACATCACCGTGAAGTCCGTGGAAGATGCAAAGAATGCACGGCGTATCGCTGTCCGCAAGGACGGGTACACGCATCAGACTCTTGAGGCCAACGGCTTCACCAATCTTGACCTCAGCCCATCATATGACTCCAGCTACCGGAAGCTCGTTGAAGGGCGTGTGGACCTCGTTCTGATGGGCGAGCGCACTTACTACTACATGGTGAAAAAGGCGAATCTCGATCCTGCTGATTTTGAGCGAACCGAGTACAAGTTCGATGATTCTGCGGCTTGGCTGGCCTTTTCGCCGGATGTTCCCGACGAGATCATTCAGAAGTGGCAGGACGCTTTGGATACACTCAAGGCAAACGGCAAGTACGATGAAATCATGGATCGGAATTTCCACAACTAG